In Malus sylvestris chromosome 16, drMalSylv7.2, whole genome shotgun sequence, the following are encoded in one genomic region:
- the LOC126606279 gene encoding glutamine synthetase nodule isozyme-like — protein MSLLSDLVNLNLSESTEKIIAEYIWIGGSGLDLRSKARTLPGPVTDPTKLPKWNYDGSSTDQAPGDNSEVILHPQAIFKDPFRRGKNILVICDAYTPAGEPIPTNKRFDAAKIFSHPDVVAEEPWYGIEQEYTLLQKDTKWPLGWPIGGFPGPQGPYYCGAGADKAFGRDIVDSHYKACLYAGINISGINAEVMPGQWEFQVGPTVGIAAGDQLWTARYILERITEIAGVVLSLDPKPIQGDWNGAGAHANYSTKSMRNDGGIDVIKKAIEKLSLRHKEHIAAYGKGNERRLTGLHETADIHTFSWGVANRGASVRIGRDTEKAGKGYFEDRRPASNMDPYVVTSMIAETTILSK, from the exons ATGTCTCTCCTCTCTGATCTCGTCAACCTCAATCTCTCCGAATCCACTGAGAAGATCATCGCTGAATACATTTG GATTGGAGGATCTGGTTTGGACTTGAGAAGCAAAGCAAGG ACACTACCTGGACCAGTGACAGACCCAACAAAACTGCCCAAATGGAACTACGACGGTTCAAGCACCGACCAAGCCCCAGGAGATAACAGTGAAGTCATCCTGCA CCCCCAGGCTATTTTTAAGGATCCATTCAGAAGAGGAAAAAACATCCTG GTGATCTGCGATGCGTACACACCGGCGGGAGAGCCAATCCCCACCAACAAAAGATTCGACGCTGCCAAGATATTCAGTCACCCGGACGTCGTTGCCGAGGAACCCTG GTACGGCATTGAGCAAGAGTACACTCTTCTACAAAAGGATACTAAGTGGCCTCTTGGATGGCCAATTGGTGGGTTCCCAGGTCCACAG GGACCCTACTACTGCGGTGCGGGAGCAGACAAGGCCTTCGGTCGTGATATTGTGGATTCACATTACAAGGCTTGCCTCTATGCCGGAATCAACATTAGCGGTATCAACGCTGAAGTTATGCCCGGCCAG TGGGAATTTCAAGTTGGTCCTACTGTTGGTATTGCTGCTGGTGATCAGTTATGGACTGCTAGATACATCCTTGAG AGAATTACAGAAATTGCAGGAGTTGTTCTTTCTTTGGACCCGAAACCAATCCAG GGTGATTGGAATGGTGCTGGTGCTCACGCCAACTACAG TACCAAGTCAATGAGAAACGATGGCGGAATTGACGTGATCAAGAAGGCAATCGAGAAACTGAGTCTGCGCCACAAGGAGCATATTGCTGCCTACGGAAAGGGCAACGAGAGGAGATTGACAGGTCTCCATGAGACCGCTGACATCCACACTTTCTCTTGG GGCGTGGCAAACCGAGGGGCCTCTGTCCGTATTGGTCGCGATACTGAGAAGGCTGGCAAAG GCTATTTCGAGGACAGAAGGCCGGCGTCGAACATGGATCCGTATGTTGTGACTTCCATGATCGCTGAAACCACCATTCTTTCCAAGTGA